One part of the Rutidosis leptorrhynchoides isolate AG116_Rl617_1_P2 chromosome 1, CSIRO_AGI_Rlap_v1, whole genome shotgun sequence genome encodes these proteins:
- the LOC139862112 gene encoding 1-Cys peroxiredoxin PER1 — MPGLTIGDSLPNLKVDTTHGPINLHDYVGNNFTIIFSHPGDFTPVCTTELGAMAAYADKFAERGVKLLGLSCDDVPSHKEWIKDIEAYNNGKKVTYPIAADPNRDIIKQLNMVDPDEKDPSGQIVPSRALHIVGPDKKIKLSFLYPSSTGRNMDEVVRALDSLLKASKHKIATPANWKEGEAVVIAPSVTNVEAKQMFPNGFETAKLPSNKDYLRFTHV, encoded by the exons ATGCCAGGCCTTACGATCGGAGACTCACTTCCAAACCTGAAAGTAGACACAACTCATGGCCCAATTAATCTTCATGACTATGTTGGCAACAACTTCACCATCATCTTCTCTCATCCTG GTGATTTCACACCAGTTTGCACGACGGAACTCGGCGCGATGGCTGCATACGCCGATAAGTTTGCGGAAAGAGGTGTGAAGTTATTAGGTTTATCTTGTGATGATGTTCCGTCTCATAAGGAGTGGATCAAAGATATCGAAGCCTATAAC AATGGAAAGAAGGTGACATATCCAATTGCTGCTGATCCAAACAGAGATATCATTAAGCAGCTTAACATGGTTGACCCTGATGAGAAAGATCCTTCGGGTCAAATTGTTCCCTCACGTGCACTGCACATTGTGGGCCCTGATAAAAAG ATAAAATTGAGCTTTTTGTACCCGTCGAGTACGGGTAGGAACATGGATGAGGTGGTGAGGGCGTTGGACTCGTTGTTGAAGGCGTCGAAACACAAAATAGCGACACCGGCGAATTGGAAGGAGGGTGAAGCGGTGGTGATAGCTCCGAGTGTAACCAACGTTGAAGCTAAACAAATGTTTCCAAATGGTTTTGAAACAGCTAAACTACCATCTAACAAGGATTATCTACGTTTTACTCATGTTTGA